The genomic DNA GGCCACGGCGATATGGGTGTCGAACAGCCCAATCGACGAGTACAGCTGGAAGAACGGCAACAGGAACACCGCCGGTGGCGCCATGCGGTTGGTCAGCAGCCAGAAGAACAGGTGCTTGTCCCCCAGGAACCGATAGCGGGAGAACGCATAGGCCGCCGGCAGCGCGACGCCCAGGGAAATCACCGTGTTCAGGCTCACGTAGTACAGCGAGTTCAGGTAACCGGTGTACCAGCTCGGGTCGGTGAAGATCACCTTGTAGTTGTGGAAGGTGAAATCGTGCGGCCACAGGGTCAGGCCGCCAAGGATCTCGGTGTTGCTCTTGAACGACATGTTCAGCAGCCAGTAGATCGGCACCAGCAGGAACAGAATGTAGATCAGCAACGGAATCAGCTTTCTCTTGCTCATCGTGCGGGCCTCAACGGTTGGCGTCGGAGTGCGTCATGGCGGTGTAGAACAGCCAGGACACCAACAGAATGATCAGGAAATACACCAGGGAAAACGCCGCCGCCGGGCCCAGGTCGAATTGGCCGATTGCCATCTGCGTCAGGGTCTGGCTGAGGAACGTGGTGGCGTTGCCCGGGCCGCCGCCGGTGAGTACGAACGGCTCGGTGTAGATCATGAAGCTGTCCATGAAGCGCAGCATCACGGCGATCAGCAGCACGCTCTTCATCTTCGGCAACTGGATGTGACGGAACACTGCCCAGTTCGATGCCCGGTCGATCCGCGCGGCCTGGTAGTACACGTCGGGAATTGCCCGCAGCCCCGAATAGCACAGCAGCGCCACCAACGACGTCCAGTGCCAGACGTCCATCACCAGCACGGTGACCCAGGCGTCCATGGTGTTGGCCGCATAGTTGTAGTTGATGCCCAGGCCGTTGAGGGTCGAGCCCAGCAAACCGATGTCGGCGCGGCCGAAGATCTGCCAGATGGTGCCCACCACGTTCCACGGGATCAGCAGCGGAATGGCCAGGATGATCAGCACCAGGGACGACCATTTGCCCTTGGTCGGCATGGTCAGGGCGATGGCGATGCCCAAGGGAATTTCAATCAGCAGCACGCACGCCGAGTAGATGAACTGGCGCAGCAACGAGTCGTGCAAACGTGGATCGAGCAGCACCTGCTTGTACCAGTCGGCGCCGACGAAGTAGCGGCTGGACTGGTCGAAGATGTCCTGCACCGAATAGTTGACCACGGTCATCATCGGGATCACGGCGCTGAAAGCCACCAGCAGGAACACCGGCAACACCAGCCACCAGGCCTTGTTGTTCTGCACCTTGTTCATGGCTGCACCTCGCTCAACGGTTCCAGCAAATACTCATCGGCATAGACCATCAGCCATTGGGCCGGAAAACTGATATACGCCGTGCCTTCGGGCACCGGCTTGTCTTCGGCCAGGCGGACCTTCAGCGGTGCGCCATCGAGGTTGAGGGTCAGGATCTTGTAGGTGCCCAGGTCTTCGACGTGAACCACGTCAGCCCGCATCGCGTCGTCGTAAGGGCCATCCCAGACATGCACGAACTCGGGGCGGATACCGACCTTCAGGCTTTTGCCTTCGGCTTCGGCGACCCGCCGTTGCAAGGCGTCCGACAGCGGCAAGTGAGTCGAGGCGAAACCGACGCCACCGGGCTGCGCCGTGACCTCGATCAGGTTCATCCCCGGGCTGCCGATGAAGTAGCCGACAAAGGTGTGGCTCGGGCGCTCGAACAAATCCCGAGGCGTGCCGAACTGCACGATCTGGCCGCCGTACATCACCGCGATCTTGTCGGCGAACGTCGAGGCTTCCAACTGGTCGTGGGTGACGTAGACCATGGTGATGTTGAACTGCTCATGGATCTGCTTGAGCTTGCGCCGCAGTTTCCATTTCAGGTGCGGGTCGATCACCGTCAGCGGTTCGTCGAACAGGATCGCCGACACATCGTCGCGCACCAGCCCGCGGCCCATGGAGACTTTCTGCTTCTCATCGGCGGTGAGGTTGCGGGCTTTTTTGTCCAGCAGGTTCTGCAGGTCCAGGACCTCGGCGATTTCCTGCACCTTGGTGTGGATCCGCGCTTCGGCCATGCCCTGGTTGCGCAGCGGGAACGCCAGGTTGTCGAACACCGTCATGGTGTCGTACACCACCGGGAACTGGAACACCTGGGCGATGTTGCGGTGTTCCGGGGTCAGGTCGTTGACGACTTTGCTGTCGAACATCACCTGCCCTTCGGAGGGGCTGAGCAAGCCGGAAATGATGTTGAGCAAGGTGGACTTACCGCAGCCCGAAGGCCCGAGCAGCGCATAGGCGCCGCCCTGCTCCCAGATGTGGTTCATCTCGCGGATCGCGTAGTCCTCGGGGCCCGCCGGGGTACTGGTGTAGCTGTGGGCGAGGTTCTGCAAACGAATTTCGGCCATCAGGCAACCCTCGCGATACGCTGGCCAGGGGCTTGGACCAACTTGCCCTGGGCGTCGAAGACAAACAGTTTATGGGTCGGAATGTAGATGCGAATCGGCGTGTCCACGTCGTACTCATGCACCCCTGGCAAGTGCAGCACCAGCAGGAAATGCTCGTTGCGCACGTGCAGGAACGTCTCCGAGCCGCTGATCTCGGCCACCTCGACGGTCACCGCCAGTTCGAGGTCGTCATCGTTGCTCGGCACCAGGGAAATATGGCTGGGGCGCACGCCGAAGCGGAACTCACCCTCGCCCACCGGGCGCAGGTCGACGTTCAACGGAAAGTGGACAAAGTTGGCGAAGCTGACTTCATTGCCGGCGATACGCCCTGGCATGAGGTTGATCGGTGGTTCGGAAAACAACTCGGCGGCCAACACGGTTTGTGGCTGGTGATAGACCGAGGACGACTTGCCGCTCTGAATCACCCGACCCTCATGCAGGATCGTCGTGGTGCCGCCCAAAGCCAGCGCTTCGTTAGGCTCGGTGGTGGCGTAGACGGCGATGGTGTGGCGGGCCTGGAACAGCTCGCGCATTTCCTGACGCAGCTCTTCACGCAGCTTGTAGTCCAGGTTCACCAGTGGCTCGTCGAACAGAATCAGCTCGGCGTCCTTGACCAGCGCCCGGGCCATGGCCGTGCGCTGCTGCTGGCCGCCGGACAATTCCAGTGGATGACGCTTGAGGAATTTCTCGATCCGCAACATTTTTGCGGTTTCCAGGACCTTGCTCTGGATGACCTCTTCGGACACCCCGCCCTGGCGCAACGGCGAGGCGATGTTTTCGAAAACGGTCATGGTCGGGTAGTTGATGAACTGCTGGTAAACCATCGACACGTTGCGCAACCGCACCGGGCGGTTGGTGACATCGACGCCGTTCATCAGGATGCGGCCGCTGTCGGGCTTGTCCAGACCGGCCATCAGGCGCATGAGGCTGGTCTTGCCGGACAGCGTGCGGCCCAACAGGACGTTGAAGGATCCGGGTTCGAAACTCAGATTGGCATCGTCGATCCAGGTCTGGCCTTCGACGGTGCGACAGATGTGCTCAAGCTTTAATGACATGGCTCGGCCTTTTTATTATTTGGAGTCAAGCGACCCGAATCTAAAAGCGAAAGCCGTGCCATAAATCAAAAGCCTTTGATCTTATTGGTTTTTTATAAAATCCTTCAGAAAAATACGTTCGTTGATGAACACAAGTGAACAACCATGACTGAACAACTGAACAATTCGCGGGTTGACAATGAACAATTTTGAACAACACTGAATAGGACCTGTGGGAGCGAGCTTGCTCGCGATAGCGGTGGGTCAGTTGAATCAATGTGACTGATCCACCGCTATCGCGAGCAAGCTCGCTCCCACAGGGTCGGTGCATATTAAGTAGTGCCTGGATCTGCCCCAGCACAAGGAGTCTGTGCGAGACTTGCCACAACAATAAAAACAGCTCCTGCGAGAGTGCCCCATGGCCGCACCAGCTCCTGCCTTGTCCCACGAGGCCATCATCCAGGCCTCCTGGTCCCGTTGCCGCGCCTTTGGCCTGAATCACCAGAGCGTGCCGGCCTTCGATCAGGTGCCCGCCCAAGGCATCGCCCAATTGCTGGAGAGCCAGCATTCGCTGGTGCAGACCACTCATCAGGAGGTCTTGCCGTATTACGAGAACATCCTGAGCAACTCCAACTGCTTGATCATGCTGGCCGACAACCAGGGCCAGGTGCTGACCTCCTGGGGCACCCAGCGCTTCATCGAGCCGAAACTGGCCCATGGCTTCAGCGCCGGGGCGAGCTGGATGGAGCGCTGTACCGGCACCAACGCCATCGGCACCGCGCTGGCCTGCGAACAGGCGGTGCACATCGAACACGATGAACACTTCCTCAAGGCCAACCGCTTCATGACCGGCTCCGCCGCGCCGATCTTCGATGCCGAGCGCAAGGTCATCGCCGTGCTGGACGTCTCCAGCGACAGCTACCTGCCGCCGTCCCACACCCTGGGCATGGTCAAAATGATGAGCCAGACCGTGGAAAACCGGCTGATCCTCAACCTGTTTCGCGGTGAACACTTCCAGTTGACGTTCAATACCGGCTTGAACAACCTCGACAGCCAGTGGGCCGGGCTGCTGATCTTCGACGAGAGCGGCCAGGTCCTGTCCGCCAACCGCCGGGCCGACAACCTGCTGGGCCTGAGCCTGTCACGGGTCAGTATCGAAAGCCTGTTCAAGGTCTCGCTGCTGGAACTGCTGAACCAACCCGACGGCCTGCCGTTCGCCCTGCAAGCGTCCGGCAGCAATCGATTCCAGTGCTTGCTCAGGCGCCCGAGCCAGGTGTCGATCAGGGCCCGCGTCTTCACCGAGGCGACGCCTGCGCCGGCGCCCGCCAGCAATGCCATCAGCCTCAACACCCTGCACTTCGGTGACAGCCGTGTGGAGAAAGCCGTGCGCCAGGCCGAGCGTTTGCTGGAGAAGGACATTCCGCTGCTGATCCATGGCGAGACCGGCGTCGGCAAGGAAGTGTTCGTCAAAGCCCTGCACCAGGCCAGTTCGCGCTGCAAACAGCCGTTCATTGCCGTCAACTGCGCGGCGATCCCCGCCGAGTTGGTGGAATCGGAACTGTTCGGTTATGAAAAAGGCGCGTTCACCGGCGCCAACCAGAAAGGCAGCATAGGCCTGATCCGCAAGGCCGACCGCGGTACGCTGTTCCTCGACGAAATCGGCGACATGCCCCTGCCGACCCAGGCCCGACTGCTGCGGGTCCTGCAGGAGCGTTGCGTGCAACCGGTGGGCAGCGCCGAGCTGTTCCCGGTGGACATCCGCATCATCTCCGCCACCAACCGCTCGCTGCGTGAACAGGTGCAGTTGGGGCGGTTTCGCGAAGATCTGTACTACCGCATCGGCGGCCTGACCCTGGAGCTGCCGCCCCTGCGCGAACGCAGCGACAAGCAGGCGCTGTTCAAACGCCTGTGGGAACACCACCGCGAACCGACCCAATGGGCCGGCCTGAGCCGTGAGGTGCTGGACCTGTTCGAACGCCATCCGTGGCCGGGCAACCTGCGACAGGTCAGCAGCGTGCTGCAAGTGGCCTTGGCGATGGCCGAGGAACAGCCGATCCGCCCGGAGCACCTGCCCGATGATTTTTTTGTCGACCTGGAAATGGAACCGGTGGAAACACCGGAGCCGCTGACCGTGGACCTCAACGATGCCGAAGACCTGAACCGTCAATTGCAGGCAGTGGGCGGCAATATTTCCCACCTGGCGCGCCGACTGGGGGTCAGCCGCAACACCTTGTACAAGCGCCTGCGACAACTCGAAAGCTGATACAAGACCCGTGGGAGCAGGCTCGCTCCCACAGGAGGTTCGTTTCACTGACGGGCACCACTCCGAAGAGGCCACCCTTTACCTTTTATTGAAGCACCAGGTCAGTCGAACGCGCCATTGAGCACTTCATAGATGATGCCAGTGGCGATCGCCACCAGGATCAGGTCCGTGCCAACCTGCTGCCATTCATAACCGTCATAGTGCGGCAACCGCCCCAGCAACCGGCCGTCGAGCTTCTTGGCGATGCCAGGTGGCAACGGTTTGCCGCGGGCGAGGTTTTTCTGGATGCCCGGCGGCAATGCCGGACCGGGGCTCCAATAATCGCGATAGCCACCAATCACACCCAAAATACCGCCACGGTCGATGCTCGGACCGTTATGCCAATCGCCGCCACCGC from Pseudomonas beijingensis includes the following:
- a CDS encoding carbohydrate ABC transporter permease, which produces MSKRKLIPLLIYILFLLVPIYWLLNMSFKSNTEILGGLTLWPHDFTFHNYKVIFTDPSWYTGYLNSLYYVSLNTVISLGVALPAAYAFSRYRFLGDKHLFFWLLTNRMAPPAVFLLPFFQLYSSIGLFDTHIAVALAHCLFNVPLAVWILEGFMSGVPKEIDETAYIDGYSFPKFFAKIFIPLIGSGIGVTAFFCFMFSWVELLLARTLTSVNAKPIAAVMTRTVSASGIDWGVLAAAGVLTILPGMLVIWFVRNHVAKGFALGRV
- a CDS encoding carbohydrate ABC transporter permease, with the protein product MNKVQNNKAWWLVLPVFLLVAFSAVIPMMTVVNYSVQDIFDQSSRYFVGADWYKQVLLDPRLHDSLLRQFIYSACVLLIEIPLGIAIALTMPTKGKWSSLVLIILAIPLLIPWNVVGTIWQIFGRADIGLLGSTLNGLGINYNYAANTMDAWVTVLVMDVWHWTSLVALLCYSGLRAIPDVYYQAARIDRASNWAVFRHIQLPKMKSVLLIAVMLRFMDSFMIYTEPFVLTGGGPGNATTFLSQTLTQMAIGQFDLGPAAAFSLVYFLIILLVSWLFYTAMTHSDANR
- a CDS encoding ABC transporter ATP-binding protein encodes the protein MAEIRLQNLAHSYTSTPAGPEDYAIREMNHIWEQGGAYALLGPSGCGKSTLLNIISGLLSPSEGQVMFDSKVVNDLTPEHRNIAQVFQFPVVYDTMTVFDNLAFPLRNQGMAEARIHTKVQEIAEVLDLQNLLDKKARNLTADEKQKVSMGRGLVRDDVSAILFDEPLTVIDPHLKWKLRRKLKQIHEQFNITMVYVTHDQLEASTFADKIAVMYGGQIVQFGTPRDLFERPSHTFVGYFIGSPGMNLIEVTAQPGGVGFASTHLPLSDALQRRVAEAEGKSLKVGIRPEFVHVWDGPYDDAMRADVVHVEDLGTYKILTLNLDGAPLKVRLAEDKPVPEGTAYISFPAQWLMVYADEYLLEPLSEVQP
- a CDS encoding ABC transporter ATP-binding protein, with the protein product MSLKLEHICRTVEGQTWIDDANLSFEPGSFNVLLGRTLSGKTSLMRLMAGLDKPDSGRILMNGVDVTNRPVRLRNVSMVYQQFINYPTMTVFENIASPLRQGGVSEEVIQSKVLETAKMLRIEKFLKRHPLELSGGQQQRTAMARALVKDAELILFDEPLVNLDYKLREELRQEMRELFQARHTIAVYATTEPNEALALGGTTTILHEGRVIQSGKSSSVYHQPQTVLAAELFSEPPINLMPGRIAGNEVSFANFVHFPLNVDLRPVGEGEFRFGVRPSHISLVPSNDDDLELAVTVEVAEISGSETFLHVRNEHFLLVLHLPGVHEYDVDTPIRIYIPTHKLFVFDAQGKLVQAPGQRIARVA
- a CDS encoding sigma-54-dependent Fis family transcriptional regulator; translated protein: MAAPAPALSHEAIIQASWSRCRAFGLNHQSVPAFDQVPAQGIAQLLESQHSLVQTTHQEVLPYYENILSNSNCLIMLADNQGQVLTSWGTQRFIEPKLAHGFSAGASWMERCTGTNAIGTALACEQAVHIEHDEHFLKANRFMTGSAAPIFDAERKVIAVLDVSSDSYLPPSHTLGMVKMMSQTVENRLILNLFRGEHFQLTFNTGLNNLDSQWAGLLIFDESGQVLSANRRADNLLGLSLSRVSIESLFKVSLLELLNQPDGLPFALQASGSNRFQCLLRRPSQVSIRARVFTEATPAPAPASNAISLNTLHFGDSRVEKAVRQAERLLEKDIPLLIHGETGVGKEVFVKALHQASSRCKQPFIAVNCAAIPAELVESELFGYEKGAFTGANQKGSIGLIRKADRGTLFLDEIGDMPLPTQARLLRVLQERCVQPVGSAELFPVDIRIISATNRSLREQVQLGRFREDLYYRIGGLTLELPPLRERSDKQALFKRLWEHHREPTQWAGLSREVLDLFERHPWPGNLRQVSSVLQVALAMAEEQPIRPEHLPDDFFVDLEMEPVETPEPLTVDLNDAEDLNRQLQAVGGNISHLARRLGVSRNTLYKRLRQLES
- a CDS encoding anti-virulence regulator CigR family protein, encoding MFKSRSLIAAVTCFALVAGPGIVVADPGNGKGNAQFDQGPGHGQGGKGGQGNKGGQGNPGNKGNQGGKGNQGGGGDWHNGPSIDRGGILGVIGGYRDYWSPGPALPPGIQKNLARGKPLPPGIAKKLDGRLLGRLPHYDGYEWQQVGTDLILVAIATGIIYEVLNGAFD